The nucleotide sequence GAGCCCCCTACTATTTATCAAACTGAGACGCGGCTCATCACGTCACGACCCGATCTCACAGCGGCGGAGGATACATACCTCTACATTAATTGGGATTATCAGGATCCGCGATGGGATGATGACAACCAGGCGGTTCGTGAGTCTTATATAAGGCTTTTTTCTGAGACGCTCAATTGGGAGGGGTATAATTTTCTGGAAAGAACCTTTATGACGTTAGCCTTGGGAGAGCTAGGGATGATAGAGATTGAAAGGGTTGCTGAGGAGTACTTTGATGGCTTGAGGATTATTCTTTGGAGGCCGGAGATGGGGGGGGAGCCGGGCCCTATGTTACGGGAAGTCGCGATCTCTTCTTGTGGAGGGGAGGTTGATGCGGAGGGGTGCAGGGTTTATCCATGGGGTGTTGCCGCGGTTGATTATCTTGATGATAATTGTCTTGATAATCTTGATCCGGCAATCTTGGATGCGCTCTCTCCTGAATATCTGGAGGAAAACTACAATGAGGATACGGGATGCCTGTTTCAAGGGGCGTCCCCTGCCTTTGTCTATGTTCCTAGCATGGTGGAGTGGGCTTTATTCACCATCCCAGGGGTGGAAAGAGGGGGGATTGCAGGTTGGTTAACTACCCCTCCCGACGATAGTTTTGAAACGAGGGTAGAAGATGTTGGTAGGTATATTGGCAAGGTGGTTGTTCATGAGGCAGGGCATCAATTAGGTCTTGTAGCAGGTCGCCCGTTGTTTTCTAACCGGGGGACCCTCTTTTATCCTAGCGAGCATACCCCTGATGAACCCCCTTTTTTGGGGGCAGTTCGCTATATCCCCCGTGAGATCCTGAGCTACCAATGGACCGGCAGCACCCCCTCTCTGTTTGATGACTGTGATACGGTACCACGTAATCGAACTGATTTAGGGGCCTCAGAGGAGATGGTGGTTGAACGGTGTCCCGCCCCGTGGAATTCCTTTAACCACCAATATTTAAGGGAGATCTTGGGATTATAGTCATCCAATCTTCTTGCATCCCGCAAGAGGAATAGCTACTTACCTTCTCCATGCGACTCTCTCAGGCCTTTATTCCAACACTTCGTGAGGTGCCGGCGGAGGCGGAGGTCATCAGCCATAAATTAATGCTGCGTGCCGGAATGATTCGAAAGGTCGCAGCCGGGATTTACAACTATCTTCCGCTGGGGCTTCACGTTCTCCAAAAAGTCTCGCAAATTATTCGGGAGGAGATGAATGCGGCGGGGGCAGAAGAGGTCTCGATGCCGATGGTCCAGCCAAAGGAGCTGTGGGAGGAGTCAACCCGTTGGGGAGAATACGGAAAAGAGCTGCTTCGTTTGAAAGATCGTCATGAACGCGAATTTTGCTTAGGCCCGACGCACGAAGAGATTATTACGGATATCGTCAGAAAAGAGATTCGCTCCTACAAGCAGCTTCCTGTCAATCTCTACCAGATCCAGACAAAATTCAGGGATGAGGTGCGTCCTCGTTTTGGACTCATGCGTGGGCGCGAATTTTTGATGAAAGATGCCTACAGCTTTGACCGGAATGAGGTGGAGGCCAAAAAAAGTTATGAACGGATGAATGGGGCGTACAAAAAAATTTTCAAGCGATGTGGCCTTAACTTTCGACCGGTTACGGCCGATTCCGGCCTTATTGGTGGAAACCTCTCCCAGGAATTTCATGTCCTGGCAAGGTCGGGTGAAGATGAAATCTTTGCCTGTGAAACATGCGATTATGGGGCGAGCCAAGAGAAGGTTTCATCCGACAAGTGCTGTCCCTCTTGCAAAAAAGAGTTAACAAGTTATCGCGGTATTGAGGTCGGGCATATCTTCTATTTGGGCAATAAATACTCCAAGGCGATGAAGGCAACATTTTTGGATGAGGCGGGGAAGGAACAGTTTTTTGAGATGGGCTGTTATGGGATCGGTGTGGGGCGGACTGCGGCTGCGGCGATTGAACAGAATCATGATGACAAAGGGATCATCTGGCCGCTTCCGATTGCGCC is from Deltaproteobacteria bacterium and encodes:
- the proS gene encoding proline--tRNA ligase; translated protein: MRLSQAFIPTLREVPAEAEVISHKLMLRAGMIRKVAAGIYNYLPLGLHVLQKVSQIIREEMNAAGAEEVSMPMVQPKELWEESTRWGEYGKELLRLKDRHEREFCLGPTHEEIITDIVRKEIRSYKQLPVNLYQIQTKFRDEVRPRFGLMRGREFLMKDAYSFDRNEVEAKKSYERMNGAYKKIFKRCGLNFRPVTADSGLIGGNLSQEFHVLARSGEDEIFACETCDYGASQEKVSSDKCCPSCKKELTSYRGIEVGHIFYLGNKYSKAMKATFLDEAGKEQFFEMGCYGIGVGRTAAAAIEQNHDDKGIIWPLPIAPYSVEIISLGKGNPAVQEVAEQFYRELTDQAVQVLYDDRDESPGVKFNDADLIGIPWRLQVGQKGLVKGEVEIKSRKTGEIIVVKTEAAVSLLKEKISV